The Setaria viridis chromosome 9, Setaria_viridis_v4.0, whole genome shotgun sequence sequence ATAACCACTgcaacatatgcaacatctGGATCTACTTTTGCAACATCCATATGAAACACTTGCCACATACATCTAAAACACATGGAACATATGCAACATCTGGATCTACTTTTGCAACATCCATATAAAACACTTGCGACATACATCTGAAACATCTAAAACATATGGAACATACGCTTGCAACATGCAGCAAAACCTGGCAGGAGGAGCACTACACAACGGAATCCGGTGTTAGGAAACGATGGGGAAGAGGATTACAGCGGGTGGACGACGCCCTTATCTGCGGAGCAGCTCCTCCGGTGGCTGGTGCGGCTCGCCCCTAGCCTAGGGGAAGCGGTGGCCACGCCCGGCCGTGCCCCAGCACTCGAGTGGTGGCCTGGGGGGCTGCGAAGGTGGAGGCGGGGCAAGAGAAAGGGCGGCGACCTGGGAGGCTGCAGAGGCGGAGACCAAGGTGGGGCAGGAGAAGGGGCAGCGGCCTAGGTGGGCGCGACCGCCGGTGACGACAGGGAGGCCGCCGTGGTCAGGGTGGGCAGCGACAAAGCGTGGCGGACGAGGAAGGGGTCGGCAGCGTCGGGGTCGTCCCCTGATGTGGTAGCTCCTCCGGCGGCCGGCACAGCTCACCCCTAGCCCTGGTGGAGCGGTGGCCCACACCTGGCCTTCCCCGCGGAGCAGCTCCCCGATGGCCAAGCCCACTCCCTGGTGGAGCAGAGGTCCAGAGAGAGATAGATTTGTTGGGTGAAAGGAGCGGTGGGTGAAGGGATAAGGGTGGGTGAAAGGATAAGGCAGGGGAGACTTCCGTGGGACCGCATCTAGAAGTGTCTGGTGGAAGAGAACGCTCGGACCAGATTGAGCCACGTAGCCGCCCGATGGGGGTCTCGCGTTCGGACGCATGGCTTATAGCATTTCCGTATCCCTTTTCCAAAGAacgagagcaactccaagagtaccctaaaaaattcttccccaaaattatgtattgggggctctccaaaaaaaatttccccaaaaaatatatcaatccacagcagattgcaaataaatagcccccaatatttcaaaacaggccacgtcattaTACTGGGCCCATTAGGATCTGTTGCTTTTTTTCCCCACCACCGTGACCAAGAGCCTCCTCGCGTCGCGATCTCCAGTGGTGCCGCCGTGACCAGAATCCCCCTTGCGTAGCGATCTCGAGCGGTGCCGCGATTTTCCTCCATCCGTCAAAATCAGTCGCCAGCTCTCTAATAAAAGCATGAGGGCTTTGATATCTGCATTgtgcttcactaaaaaagcatGGACGTAGTCCGCGGTCgacggccggccgccgcacaTTGATCGGTCGGCTGGCAGCCCGAGCCGCCTTCTCATCTGCGCGCACTAGAATCTGCTGTACAGTAGGCCGAGCACGGATAGCAGCACGCCGGTGGCGCCGACGACGGACCCTAGTGCGGCATCGTGGATGttgagcgcggcgacggcgaagatAAGCACTGGTGCGGCGCAGAGCATCGCGAACGTGAAGGCGTGAACGTACATGTTCCCCAATCCCAGGCGCTCCATGTTCCACTGAACACGCAGAACGTGCATGTCAGGGAtagcgccgccaccgtcggGTCGTCGGCGAGGTTCAGCAACCCACCGGCCCACTCCGCCTTGGCGACCGCCGTTCTGCCATTGTTGTACTGCGAGGAGGCGTTCACGACCGTAGACTCGTCCAGTaccgccgcggcgtcctcgtTGTCGGTGGATGCCGGGAGCACGACCTTTCTGCCGAGCGGGCCGTAGACCATGTACAGGGCGACGGTGGCGGGGAAGCCGAGGCTGAGCGCCATACACAAGTTCACGGCCCAGTCCGAGCGCGCGGGAATCGGGATTGGGGAAGGAACGCCAAcactaaaatatacgcggtggcaggctgttttttagcgttgcgaagaaattggggaaggtttggtgaattgttggagttcgttttttctcttttttttctaaaaaaggtattgggtaAGATTAGCAACCTCTTGGAGTTGCTGTCTACTGTACTGTTTGCGTTTGAGGTGTACATGTAATCATCCGGGCTTCTTTCGGTGTTATTCCGTGGAATCTTGTGTGTTCATATAATCCAAATAGAGCCGTAGGTGCTTATATTATTCTTCGAGATGTAGAAGGGCGGCGTTTCTCAGATAATGACGCTTCTGGTGTTGGAAACTTGTACTGTTATCATAGTCCTGCTGAGTCGTGGTCACACGTAACCACAAAATTTAACAAATCTGAAAACGGCCTTATTAGTTGTCCAAATCCGACAGGAAGGCACGTAATTTGTACAACTCCATGATTGCGGCAAGATGACTTATATTATTCACGCTTAAGACCGCACGTACATTTTAGCAATGCCATTTATCATAGTATGAGAAAGAGAAACCAAGAGGACTTAGGGCCTTCGTTTTTAACTGGGCAATCTCCGGGATGACGTCGACCCTTCTTCTATTTGTGCCATCATCATTTGCTCACAAAGAGCAAAAGGGGTGTGCAACAAACATTTCACACGCCTGGTCCCCTCAAAACCCAAGTGAATTTTAGATGACCTGGCAGGCAGAATAACACATCAATGAAGGGATCTTTTTTTTAGCACAAACGAACAAGTTGAGGACTAGAGATGTCTACATCTCTGTTCCTTTTAGCCCATCAAACCTACAAAGTTGATGGCCACAAATACTGGACAGGACAACTTGCAATGCACAGCTCCCACAATATACTTCCAAGCCGCGTACCTGCAGTGCAGTGCGGCCGCTCACTTAAGCAATTACTACCTCCGTTATGACGTTTagtttaggacaagctagttagttcaaaaatgaactaatttgcttgtccCAAACactatatatttaagaacggagggagtatgagtAAAAACAAAGTTCATTTAATGGAATACAAAGTTCAGCTTGGTTTGTAAAGTTCCAGATCAGTAAGTATGTCCGTGGTAAAGAAAACGATCACAGAGGTCACCAACATCTCACTGCTAACAAAAGAAAACTGGAACACCTACCGTATCTATGCGCTTTCTGGCCTGCTATAGCATAGCACAAAtagtgaaaagaaaaacagcatAATGCGTCACTCAATTGTCCGCCTTTCCCTCAACATGTACCTCCTTCACTGCCAGGGGTTCATACCAGGCAGGCTCAAAGCCAGCGGCTTTCCTCGCTTCTGTATTGAAAGGGGGCTTCAGTGGTCCCCTAAAATATTCTCTAACAATCCTATGGAAAGTCCGAATAACTGCTGCTTCATCTTTGTCTACATTGTTGCCTAGTTTGCAATTTGCCAAGCCATCTTCAACCTGTTGGGTCATATTAATATTACTGTTGAAGTCTTGTGAAATCTTGGACGTCTCATCTTCTACCTGTTGGACTGATGTTAGTTCATTTCTCCCCTCCAGAACTGTCTTATCATCAGCAGTACCATCTCCTGGCATCCCAGGGCAGTGGGGTTCAGAATGAGGAACTGAATATGAGATCAGATCATCACTGCAGGGCCTAAGGCACAGGTATCTGAACCATCTAACACCAGCAGCACAATGTGTAACTTCTTCAGGATAAATAATATCTTCTAGCAGTTTTGCTGTTTGTTCATCCCCGCCTGCTCGGAATCTTGATATGGTTGTTGGAAGGACATCTAATCCCCTAGCCTGCATTCCAAATTAAATTTGTTAGCTGTTTGTATGTGTTTTTTAAAGAATAGTTGTTTATATGTAAATGTGACTAATAAGAGTTCATCATGCACAGTGAACTCTATATACTACTACACAGTTCATATGAATGCCATCCTTCACAAAACTGAGAAAATTGCTGCCTTGTAATCTGCAGACAACTTACAGTGAGAATACAGAAAGCAGCAGCACTAAATCAAAGCATGTGAATGGCAGCAGCAGGACTCCGGAATGGTGTCCTATGCATGTTTACTGTAGAAATTGAATTGCAAGGATTACTTGGTCCCCCGGAGTAAACAAGAAGCATACTGACATTTCAAATATCTTGATTCTGAAGTTCAACTGATTTAATATCAGAACCCATGTTCAGTTACATATCAAATTGTACCCTTAGGGTGGAGCTAGCACTGGTTCTGGGGGGCTGTAGCACCCGTTCAGATAAGAAAATCCCAGTAAACCCATAAGTCACAGACCAAAACCATGGCTCAGCCAAGGGTCAGTGCCCTGCCTAACGCAGTTCGTCAGCACAGAACCCTGCCAAGCACAGCACTTAGCAACCCCCTTGTGCTCCGATCCGGGCTCCGCCACTGTGTACCCACTTGTATAATTCATTTTCTCTTAATGTTCTTCTGTACAAATTAACAATATGCATTTCTACTATACAAATCAAATCATGTAGATATTAACTAAATGGAGGAAGAAGCTGTGTGTCCGTTCCAAACCTTTGAGCATTAAATGTTTAACATTTAGACTATCAACGCAATGCTGAGTTGACTACTAATGATTGAGAAAACGGTTACAGGCTCAGACTTTGGCAGGGGAGCTCATTTTCTTACATCATGCTCATAGCAACAAGATAGTCTACTGAGACCCCTGGCAAGGATGCTGATTGGGGAACATTTTATGCACAAAAATGAAGTTCTCCTCTGGGTTTTTCTGCCAATTTTCAACCTTCCATGTTTCAAGAAGAATATCGGCCTTCTAAATCTCAATTTTTGTTGGTTTAACGCAACCATTTTGAGAAAAGCATAGCATATTTTAGCCTTTCCATATTCAAGGTTACAGCAGACAACATCAAGCAACATTACTCATGGTATTGACTCAATTGTATCAAACCTAGTATGAATGTCTTCATTACTTCATACTGATAACATGTTGAATGTACGAGTACAGCAGAGGCATTGCTCCTCACCTCGTGGACGCAGTGCTCGACGGCGAGGCGCGCGAGTAGGCAGTGCGCGGTTCTCATCGCAGAGTCCCAGAGCCCGTCGTGCGCCGGGAGCGCGCCGTAGCGCCAGCCCAGCTCCCTCAGCCGCGCGGAGAGCACCGTGTAGTGCCTCCCCTCGTCCTGCGCGAGACGCGCGAAGTCGTCGAAGAATTCCCGCGGCATCCGCATCCGCGCGCCGAAGCGGGCGATGATGTCCCAGGAGAGGTCGACGGCCCAGCTCTCGGTGTGCGCCAGCGAGTGGAGCATCGCCAGCCGGCTCTGCGCGCTGCCGCCCTTGCCCAGCTTGGGCATCCGCGACGGCGGGAGCAGCCGCACCTCGGCGCTCCGGGCggggcggtcgggcggcgggggcgccggtCGGGACGGGTCGTAGGGGAGCGGGATCTCGCCGCACAGCCACAGCGACGCGGCGAGGTCCCCCAGGCGGGCCTTCTCGTCCGGGTCGGCCGTGGAGAGGATCTGCAGCGCCCAGTCCACCAGCGTCTTGGGAGGCTGCTGGTCTTCCGGGACGCCGCTGCTATGTCCGCCGGCGTCGGCTGTAGCCTCCATCTGCAGTAGCACACGCCGCGGAACGAGTATCGGAGTttaccggcgccgccgccgctggcggccCGCAGTACCAGCTGCCTAGGTTGTTCTTTGTTCAGACACAGGAATGTGAATGTCTCATCCTTTCCGGGCCGTCTCTCTTCCTTTCTGGGCCGGCAAATGTAGGATTGCTTAGCCTTCCTGCCAAGCGGCTACGTCATCGGGACTAGACATGTTGTCATTTTAAATACCACTTCCTCCTTCATATTTAATTGTAAATTATTTTAGTTTGTTTTAAGGCAAACTTTTCCACATTTAACCAAATTCATAAAAATACTATAATTTACAATATTAAATAAATGCAATATAAAAATATAGTCCATAATCTACCTATTGAAAGTAGTTTGAATATTTGATGTTGTACATATTTGTGCatttctctataaatttgatgataatttaaaatttttgacTTTGGTCAAAACTATAACAACTAAAGGAATACCATCGTAACTTAACTTTATCATCTACTTTTCAATCTATTTTCCATTATATTGATGATAGTTAACAAAACAAAATAGGACCCACATTGTTTATGTTGTTAGGTACTTTTATATCATATATGATATAAGCTGCTACATAGTCTCCACATAAATTGATAAAAGGCAAAATAGGTGttttagtccctcaactttactCTAAGGAtcaagttcgtccctcaactttcagattAGCTAATCTAATCTCTCATCTTTTGTTTTAGTCAAACTCGTCCGACGTGGCACTCCATAATAACATAAGACTAATGAGAAATGTCCGTTTTGGCCAacactccttccccttctcaaTTTCCGTTTGACTCCACCATATGACCAAACAGACCTACTTAGCTGTCCGACCAAATCCAATAACTAGCTCTTTGCTTCTCCTTGCTCAAGCCGAGTTGGAACAACTACCACCGCCTTTATCTGCTTCTAGCACCGCCGAGAAGCGAGCTACCAGCTGTCTGCTCCTTTCTCACCAATCTGAGCTTCACACCAATCAGCTCCCATTTTGCCTTCTCCGTGAAACCAAGTATGGAACAAATAGAAAGCATAAGCATCTAGCAGCTGCCTGCTGCTATGCTCCAATTTCTCTCAGCAAGCAAGCCACCAGCAACAGCATGTCGACCCCACCTTAACTCTTGCCATGATGACCCGGTTCGCCGGCCTAGCTCGCATTGATCTGCCACACCAGTCCCTCTCTACCTCCATTGATGCCATGGTGAGCTTCACAGCACCGCAAGGATGCTCACATGCAAACTCACAATCCCTCACAGTGCCAGCGGAAAATGAGGAAGGGAAGAAGGAACCAAGGGCAAAAAAGACTTTTCACAATAGTCTCATGTCATCATGGAGTGCCACATTATGCTAATGAcgagtttgaaaaaaaaagttaagggACTAGATTAGTTGAtctaaaagttgagggacggaTTTAAACCTCTGAGCAAAGTTAAGGGAATCCAGGTTCattggaaccatataaccccgTACCCAGAACTCcaattaagaaaaaaatggaACCGCCTGCAGTATACAAAATAAACTTGGTAGCTGAATACAGACGCCTCTTTCCCCCCCACATGGATAAAAGTAAGTAAATAGGGATTAATTCTAACTCCCACATGATAAAAAAAGTAAAAGGTCTCGTGAAGAGAATAATCCTATTTGACCGCTACCCACCTGTGTCGGTTTCGGGTACAGGTACCCTTTTGAGCTCTCTAGCAAATGAATACTTCGCTTATGGTGGGAGTCTCGCTATCCTTGGGTAGGATCTTCTTACCGAGGGTATGACTACAAGAGCACAGCCAGCTGTATTCATGCTCTTCGAAGTACCCCCTTTCTTGTCCACAGCTAGAGAGCTCGTACTCATTTGCCCAACAGTGGTCGGGTTCACCCATTCTTTGAACCTACCTATCTGCTTAACCCTAATGACACCTTCCTTCATATCAGAATGGAACAGTAAACTATATTGTTAGATGCTATGTTTCTAGGATGGAATTCCCAGTACTCAACAGTCAAAATACAAATAGTATCCATGGGATAACCCTGATCGATAGAACTTACCGCTAAACAAGTTTTGAC is a genomic window containing:
- the LOC117835836 gene encoding uncharacterized protein gives rise to the protein MEATADAGGHSSGVPEDQQPPKTLVDWALQILSTADPDEKARLGDLAASLWLCGEIPLPYDPSRPAPPPPDRPARSAEVRLLPPSRMPKLGKGGSAQSRLAMLHSLAHTESWAVDLSWDIIARFGARMRMPREFFDDFARLAQDEGRHYTVLSARLRELGWRYGALPAHDGLWDSAMRTAHCLLARLAVEHCVHEARGLDVLPTTISRFRAGGDEQTAKLLEDIIYPEEVTHCAAGVRWFRYLCLRPCSDDLISYSVPHSEPHCPGMPGDGTADDKTVLEGRNELTSVQQVEDETSKISQDFNSNINMTQQVEDGLANCKLGNNVDKDEAAVIRTFHRIVREYFRGPLKPPFNTEARKAAGFEPAWYEPLAVKEVHVEGKADN